Proteins from a genomic interval of Rosa chinensis cultivar Old Blush chromosome 2, RchiOBHm-V2, whole genome shotgun sequence:
- the LOC112184428 gene encoding probable CCR4-associated factor 1 homolog 11 produces the protein MHDPDPLPIPGVIYPVWKSNLVPAFSQIWKLISQGGRWFASIDTEFPGTIYDYDKGRLHDPLYKYMMMKKNVNDTNIIQLGLTLADLNQNIYTWEFNFSDFDIDREDHKHIKRSIELLKRHGIDFWRNKEDGIPSHEFARMCREVGLLENRLVELTWVGFQISSDLGYFTKILTGQKLPDDFEEYKKAERIYFGDRVCDVKDMMNSFPTLKGGLTKVAEKLGIARVAGKSHQAGSDSLLTYLSFIKLSSM, from the coding sequence ATGCATGATCCCGACCCTCTTCCTATACCTGGCGTTATATATCCGGTTTGGAAGAGCAATTTAGTGCCTGCGTTTTCGCAGATTTGGAAACTAATTAGCCAAGGTGGCCGCTGGTTCGCTTCTATAGACACAGAATTCCCTGGCACAATTTATGATTACGACAAAGGCCGTCTCCATGACCCTCTGTACAAGtatatgatgatgaagaagaacgTGAACGACACCAACATAATCCAGTTGGGTCTCACACTCGCAGACCTTAACCAAAACATCTACACCTGGGAGTTCAATTTCAGCGACTTTGATATTGACCGTGAAGATCACAAGCATATCAAGCGCTCAATTGAGTTACTTAAGCGTCATGGAATCGATTTCTGGAGAAACAAGGAGGATGGTATACCTTCGCATGAGTTCGCGAGAATGTGTCGGGAAGTTGGGCTGTTAGAAAACAGATTGGTAGAGTTGACATGGGTGGGTTTCCAGATCTCATCTGATTTGGGCTACTTCACCAAGATCCTCACTGGGCAAAAGTTGCCAGACGATTTTGAGGAGTACAAGAAGGCTGAAAGGATCTACTTTGGGGATAGGGTTTGTGATGTCAAGGACATGATGAACTCGTTTCCGACACTGAAAGGCGGTTTGACCAAAGTGGCGGAGAAACTGGGGATTGCTCGTGTGGCCGGCAAGAGTCACCAGGCCGGCTCTGATAGTCTGTTGACATATCTAAGCTTCATCAAGCTGAGCTCAATGTAA
- the LOC112184429 gene encoding probable CCR4-associated factor 1 homolog 11 produces the protein MMQAATVGIPYPPIYHHYPYLLQPIAASDCLYPMQNHLVPNPHPIILPVPGIINRVWHKNLESEFKKIRNLLFWPGEPHTHDRCFLASIDTEFPGQLSESDKGRLREPQYNYEMMKNNVNATNIIQLGLTLSDRFGNFYVWEFNFSDFDIESDNQNKVSIELLKTHGTDFQRNKKDGIPSSKFAELCRGSGLVGNSSEVHLTWVGFQSSYDFGFFTKILSGQKLPDNMHGFMRNVKNYFGPSVFDMKHMITRFCSGIYGGLEKVAETLGVARAAGKSHMAGSDSLLTLQTFLKLIDVCLKPADSNSSSIETLQKFTMNMSFVNSFVSSRAPCDTCLAMQVRQKRVERIAAISAYFGLCVKTQRNLEMVNEIRSQMVTAIGVTF, from the exons ATGATGCAAGCAGCTACTGTAGGTATACCATATCCGCCGATTTATCATCATTATCCTTACCTGCTTCAGCCAATCGCCGCTTCGGACTGCTTATATCCTATGCAGAACCATCTGGTGCCCAATCCCCACCCTATTATTCTTCCAGTCCCTGGAATAATCAATCGGGTTTGGCACAAGAATTTGGAGTCTGAGTTTAAGAAAATCCGGAACTTACTCTTTTGGCCCGGTGAGCCCCATACGCATGACCGCTGCTTTCTTGCTTCTATAGACACCGAATTCCCCGGTCAACTTTCTGAATCCGACAAAGGCCGTCTCCGAGAGCCCCAGTACAATTATGAGATGATGAAGAACAATGTGAACGCCACCAACATAATCCAATTGGGTTTGACTCTCTCGGACAGATTCGGAAACTTCTACGTATGGGAGTTCAATTTCAGTGACTTTGATATCGAAAGTGATAATCAAAACAAGGTCTCAATTGAGTTGCTCAAGACTCATGGGACCGATTTCCAGAGAAACAAGAAGGATGGTATTCCTTCCTCTAAGTTCGCAGAGTTGTGTCGGGGCTCTGGCCTGGTAGGAAACAGTTCAGAGGTTCATTTGACATGGGTGGGTTTCCAGAGTTCTTATGATTTTGGCTTCTTCACCAAGATTCTCAGTGGGCAAAAGTTGCCAGACAACATGCATGGATTCATGAGAAATGTGAAGAACTACTTTGGGCCTAGCGTGTTTGACATGAAACACATGATCACGAGGTTCTGTTCCGGAATTTATGGGGGTTTGGAGAAGGTGGCAGAGACTCTCGGGGTTGCTCGGGCAGCCGGGAAGAGTCACATGGCTGGTTCTGACAGTCTTTTGACATTGCAAACCTTTCTCAAGCTTATAGATGTGTGTTTGAAGCCAGCAGATTCTAACAGCAGCAGCATTGAGACATTGCAGAAGTTTACAATGAATATGAGTTTTGTGAATTCTTTTGTGAGTTCCCGCGCTCCTTGTGATACATGTTTGGCAATGCAG GTGCGCCAAAAGCGTGTTGAGCGAATTGCGGCAATTAGTGCTTATTTCGGTTTGTGTGTGAAAACACAGCGGAATTTAGAG ATGGTGAACGAGAtcaggtcacagatggtgactgcaATTGGTGTAACATTTTAA
- the LOC112187157 gene encoding vacuolar protein sorting-associated protein 27 isoform X1, protein MNTTSFMDKQIMDLSQGSSQHNNDFLDLMNNSQEEEHQVGHGNGISKKEEILPNYDFQPIRPITGASSQSPSFDATPNLGGGGGSTRAWNSQESKSNTNAPIRNYGSVDSFERAKDVVEKDRHVPDATIISEIDHTMKKYADNLLQVMEGISARLTQLESRTRHLENSVDDLKVSVGNNHGNADGKMRQMENILRDVQIGVQDLKDKQSIVEAQLQLGKIQLSNPKVDPQLESRNALNADSGHKVASAPQQSHQQLPPVNIPPSLPAVSPPNAPPQPMLQSVPPSIQHPNQYSQNQIPPVPQRDQYFPAAPVQTQEAPNQQYQLPAGQQSLPPPTVPPHQQFQPTSQPQYPQPPPQLPQQHHSLPPVNPSQLQPTLGHHAEDTPYVPSQTYPPSLRQPPSQTPSGPPPSQQYYSPTSNVYEPPSSRPNSGYSSGYPPSGLNEPYHYGGSPSQYGGTSSMKPQLSSATAQSGGSGYPQLPTARVLPHAVPAASGVSDRSGSAGTGNKVPIDDVIERVTSMGFPRDHVRATVRKLTDNGQAVDLNVVLDKLMNDGDVQPPRGWFGR, encoded by the exons ATGAATACTACATCCTTCATGGACAAGCAGATAATGGACCTGTCACAGGGATCGTCACAGCACAACAACGACTTCCTTGACCTGATGAACAATTCCCAAGAGGAAGAGCACCAGGTGGGTCATGGAAATGGGATTTCCAAGAAGGAAGAGATCTTGCCGAACTATGATTTCCAGCCCATCCGTCCCATCACTGGAGCCTCTTCGCAATCCCCAAGTTTTGATGCTACACCTAATctcggaggtggaggaggatCCACTAGGGCTTGGAACTCCCAAGAGTCCAAGTCCAACAccaatgctcctatcaga AATTATGGTTCTGTGGATTCCTTCGAACGTGCAAAAGATGTTGTGGAGAAGGACCGACATGTTCCTGATGCTACAATTATATCAGAGATTGACCACACCATGAAGAAGTATGCTGATAATTTACTTCAAGTTATGGAAGGTATTAGTGCACGACTAACACAACTTGAGAGCAGAACCCGCCACCTTGAGAATTCTGTTGATGATTTGAAGGTATCTGTGGGAAACAATCATGGAAATGCTGATGGAAAGATGAGACAAATGGAGAATATTCTTAGAGAT GTGCAAATAGGTGTTCAGGATTTGAAGGATAAGCAATCAATAGTAGAGGCTCAGCTGCAGCTTGGGAAGATACAGCTATCAAATCCCAAGGTAGATCCTCAATTGGAATCTCGGAATGCTCTGAATGCAGATTCTGGGCATAAAGTAGCCTCTGCTCCTCAACAATCTCACCAACAGCTTCCTCCTGTGAACATTCCACCATCACTTCCTGCTGTTTCTCCACCAAATGCTCCTCCACAGCCTATGCTCCAAAGTGTACCACCTTCAATTCAGCATCCAAATCAGTACTCTCAGAACCAGATCCCTCCTGTTCCTCAGCGAGACCAATATTTCCCTGCTGCACCTGTTCAAACTCAAGAAGCTCCAAATCAGCAATACCAATTGCCTGCAGGTCAGCAGTCACTCCCCCCTCCTACGGTACCTCCGCATCAACAATTTCAGCCTACCAGTCAACCACAGTATCCTCAGCCACCGCCCCAGCTTCCTCAACAGCACCATTCACTTCCACCTGTTAATCCCTCTCAACTCCAGCCTACCCTAGGTCACCATGCTGAAGATACTCCTTATGTTCCTTCCCAGACCTACCCACCCAGTCTTCGCCAGCCACCTTCTCAGACACCTAGTGGGCCTCCTCCCTCCCAACAATATTATAGTCCAACATCCAATGTATATGAGCCACCATCTAGCAGACCTAATTCAGGGTATTCCTCTGGGTACCCTCCTTCTGGGCTTAATGAACCGTATCATTATGGTGGATCACCTTCTCAATATGGTGGTACCTCCTCGATGAAACCACAACTCTCTTCTGCTACTGCTCAAAGTGGAGGAAGTGGTTACCCACAGCTCCCAACAGCTAGGGTATTGCCACATGCAGTGCCTGCCGCCTCTGGTGTAAGTGATCGATCAGGTTCAGCTGGGACTGGAAACAAGGTTCCTATTGATGATGTGATTGAAAGAGTGACAAGCATGGGTTTTCCGAGAGACCATGTAAGGGCAACAGTTCGGAAGCTGACAGACAACGGTCAGGCAGTTGACCTGAATGTTGTGTTAGATAAGCTGATGAATGATGGGGATGTCCAGCCACCTAGAGGTTGGTTTGGTCGGTAG
- the LOC112187157 gene encoding vacuolar protein sorting-associated protein 27 isoform X2 produces MDLSQGSSQHNNDFLDLMNNSQEEEHQVGHGNGISKKEEILPNYDFQPIRPITGASSQSPSFDATPNLGGGGGSTRAWNSQESKSNTNAPIRNYGSVDSFERAKDVVEKDRHVPDATIISEIDHTMKKYADNLLQVMEGISARLTQLESRTRHLENSVDDLKVSVGNNHGNADGKMRQMENILRDVQIGVQDLKDKQSIVEAQLQLGKIQLSNPKVDPQLESRNALNADSGHKVASAPQQSHQQLPPVNIPPSLPAVSPPNAPPQPMLQSVPPSIQHPNQYSQNQIPPVPQRDQYFPAAPVQTQEAPNQQYQLPAGQQSLPPPTVPPHQQFQPTSQPQYPQPPPQLPQQHHSLPPVNPSQLQPTLGHHAEDTPYVPSQTYPPSLRQPPSQTPSGPPPSQQYYSPTSNVYEPPSSRPNSGYSSGYPPSGLNEPYHYGGSPSQYGGTSSMKPQLSSATAQSGGSGYPQLPTARVLPHAVPAASGVSDRSGSAGTGNKVPIDDVIERVTSMGFPRDHVRATVRKLTDNGQAVDLNVVLDKLMNDGDVQPPRGWFGR; encoded by the exons ATGGACCTGTCACAGGGATCGTCACAGCACAACAACGACTTCCTTGACCTGATGAACAATTCCCAAGAGGAAGAGCACCAGGTGGGTCATGGAAATGGGATTTCCAAGAAGGAAGAGATCTTGCCGAACTATGATTTCCAGCCCATCCGTCCCATCACTGGAGCCTCTTCGCAATCCCCAAGTTTTGATGCTACACCTAATctcggaggtggaggaggatCCACTAGGGCTTGGAACTCCCAAGAGTCCAAGTCCAACAccaatgctcctatcaga AATTATGGTTCTGTGGATTCCTTCGAACGTGCAAAAGATGTTGTGGAGAAGGACCGACATGTTCCTGATGCTACAATTATATCAGAGATTGACCACACCATGAAGAAGTATGCTGATAATTTACTTCAAGTTATGGAAGGTATTAGTGCACGACTAACACAACTTGAGAGCAGAACCCGCCACCTTGAGAATTCTGTTGATGATTTGAAGGTATCTGTGGGAAACAATCATGGAAATGCTGATGGAAAGATGAGACAAATGGAGAATATTCTTAGAGAT GTGCAAATAGGTGTTCAGGATTTGAAGGATAAGCAATCAATAGTAGAGGCTCAGCTGCAGCTTGGGAAGATACAGCTATCAAATCCCAAGGTAGATCCTCAATTGGAATCTCGGAATGCTCTGAATGCAGATTCTGGGCATAAAGTAGCCTCTGCTCCTCAACAATCTCACCAACAGCTTCCTCCTGTGAACATTCCACCATCACTTCCTGCTGTTTCTCCACCAAATGCTCCTCCACAGCCTATGCTCCAAAGTGTACCACCTTCAATTCAGCATCCAAATCAGTACTCTCAGAACCAGATCCCTCCTGTTCCTCAGCGAGACCAATATTTCCCTGCTGCACCTGTTCAAACTCAAGAAGCTCCAAATCAGCAATACCAATTGCCTGCAGGTCAGCAGTCACTCCCCCCTCCTACGGTACCTCCGCATCAACAATTTCAGCCTACCAGTCAACCACAGTATCCTCAGCCACCGCCCCAGCTTCCTCAACAGCACCATTCACTTCCACCTGTTAATCCCTCTCAACTCCAGCCTACCCTAGGTCACCATGCTGAAGATACTCCTTATGTTCCTTCCCAGACCTACCCACCCAGTCTTCGCCAGCCACCTTCTCAGACACCTAGTGGGCCTCCTCCCTCCCAACAATATTATAGTCCAACATCCAATGTATATGAGCCACCATCTAGCAGACCTAATTCAGGGTATTCCTCTGGGTACCCTCCTTCTGGGCTTAATGAACCGTATCATTATGGTGGATCACCTTCTCAATATGGTGGTACCTCCTCGATGAAACCACAACTCTCTTCTGCTACTGCTCAAAGTGGAGGAAGTGGTTACCCACAGCTCCCAACAGCTAGGGTATTGCCACATGCAGTGCCTGCCGCCTCTGGTGTAAGTGATCGATCAGGTTCAGCTGGGACTGGAAACAAGGTTCCTATTGATGATGTGATTGAAAGAGTGACAAGCATGGGTTTTCCGAGAGACCATGTAAGGGCAACAGTTCGGAAGCTGACAGACAACGGTCAGGCAGTTGACCTGAATGTTGTGTTAGATAAGCTGATGAATGATGGGGATGTCCAGCCACCTAGAGGTTGGTTTGGTCGGTAG